GCACCAGCAAGGCATAGGCCATGCCCGTGTCTAGCGGAATGGCATACAACAACAGAGCCGTGCGCACCAGAATATGGTACACCCCAATGCCGCCCTGCACCGGCGCCGACATGCCAATGCCGCCTACCACCAGAATAGCCATGCCCGCCTGCCAGGTTAAATGGCTGGTGCCCGGCATGGCAAAAAACGCCAGGTAAGATGTCAGGAAATAGGTGAACCAAATAAACAAAGTGTGGAAAACGAACGCGCCCTTTTGGTCCATCTTGCGCACGCTAGCAATGCCCTGCCAGATGCCCCGCATGAAGTGGCTTATTTTCTTGAAAAGGGAGTTTTGCCGAAGGCGTTTGATGTTCTTGAAGATATACCAACCCATGATGAGCGCGCCGGCCAGGCCTACGGCCATTAGAATGTAGAGCGTTTGCAGGTTGGCTTCCAGGCCTTTGTATTTAGACGAGAAGATTTCCTCAAAAAACCCGTGCAGGCGGTCAAACTCCAGCAGCAGCGTGAGCCCAATGCAACTCACCAGCAGCAGCAAGTCCAGCACCCGTTCTGTGATGACCGTGCCCAGCGACGTGTTCACCGGCACATTGGCCGAGCGCTTGAGAAAAGTACATCTGATTACTTCGCCGGCCCGGGGCAGGACAATGTTGGCCAGATAGCCCACCATGAGCGCGTGGTACGTCTGCCCCAAACTAGGATGATACCCCAACGGCTTGAACTGCATGCGCCACCTAACAGCCCGGCTCAGGTACCCCGCCACAGAAATAAGCAGCGTGGCCCCAATCCAGAAGTAGTTCACCTGCCCCAATTCTTTCTGCACCGCGGCAAAATTGATGCTACGCAGGGCGTACCACATCAAAAAGACAGACACCGCCAGCAGCAGCACATATTTGAGGATGTTGACTACTTTCTTCATGCAGGGAACAGGGCCGCCACGCTAAACTAAGCGGTTGTGCTGGTCTGGGAAAATAACGGTGGGCTCGTGGGAACGGGCGTCTTTGAAATCAATGAGGGCGTAGGAAATAATGATGATGATGTCACCTACCTGCACCTTGCGGGCGGCCGGACCGTTGAGGCAAATCATGCCGCTGCCGCGCTCGCCTTTAATAATGTAGGTCTCAAAACGCTCCCCGTTGTTCACGTTCACAATGGTCACCTTTTCATGGGGCACCATGTTGGCGCCGTCCAGCAGATCTTCATCTATGGTAATGCTCCCCACATAATGTAATTCCGCCTGCGTTACCTTAGCCCGGTGTATCTTGGATTTAAGAACTTCAATCTGCATCAAACTCTAATCTAAACGTCTGCAAAGGTAAAGAATATTTGTGAGAGAAACGGATGCGCCCCACCGCCGGGAATTTCTATGAATTGGCTTGTGGTTGTAAGAGCAGGTTGTCAATCAAACGCACCTCGCCCAGGAACGCGGCCAGGCACAGCGCCACCTCCTGCCCGGCCGTGAGGTCAGGCACCGGTTGCAAAGAGCGCGCGTCCACCACTTCCAGGTATTCCAGGCTCATTTCTGGAAATGAGGCCAAAAACGCAACCGCCGCCTGCTTGGCTTCTTCTACAGAGGCCGCGGCCTGTAACTTGGCTTGCGCTATTTGCAGGGCTTCATACAACTTGGGCGCCACGGCCCGCTGCGCCGGGGTAAGCCGCCGGTTGCGTGAGGACATGGCCAAGCCGTCTGCTTCCCTTATAATGGGGAAACACACCAACTCCAGGTCAAAGCTCAAGTCCTGCACCAATTGCCTGATGATGGCAAACTGCTGCAAATCTTTCTGCCCGAAGAACGCCTGGTGCGGTTTCACCAGATGAAACAGCTTGCTCACCA
This region of Rufibacter sp. LB8 genomic DNA includes:
- a CDS encoding lysylphosphatidylglycerol synthase transmembrane domain-containing protein; this encodes MKKVVNILKYVLLLAVSVFLMWYALRSINFAAVQKELGQVNYFWIGATLLISVAGYLSRAVRWRMQFKPLGYHPSLGQTYHALMVGYLANIVLPRAGEVIRCTFLKRSANVPVNTSLGTVITERVLDLLLLVSCIGLTLLLEFDRLHGFFEEIFSSKYKGLEANLQTLYILMAVGLAGALIMGWYIFKNIKRLRQNSLFKKISHFMRGIWQGIASVRKMDQKGAFVFHTLFIWFTYFLTSYLAFFAMPGTSHLTWQAGMAILVVGGIGMSAPVQGGIGVYHILVRTALLLYAIPLDTGMAYALLVHTTQAILVVTMGVISLLVSLANNKKTAAALT
- the panD gene encoding aspartate 1-decarboxylase encodes the protein MQIEVLKSKIHRAKVTQAELHYVGSITIDEDLLDGANMVPHEKVTIVNVNNGERFETYIIKGERGSGMICLNGPAARKVQVGDIIIIISYALIDFKDARSHEPTVIFPDQHNRLV
- the panC gene encoding pantoate--beta-alanine ligase, encoding MLQLTSLSDIRQHTERLRQQGKRIGFVPTMGALHDGHLSLIRAANRQNDVTVCSVFVNPAQFNNADDYRLYPRLLGADAEMLEQAGCDVLFAPSPEEMYRHQAKLSFDFGELERVMEGAHRPGHFNGVALVVSKLFHLVKPHQAFFGQKDLQQFAIIRQLVQDLSFDLELVCFPIIREADGLAMSSRNRRLTPAQRAVAPKLYEALQIAQAKLQAAASVEEAKQAAVAFLASFPEMSLEYLEVVDARSLQPVPDLTAGQEVALCLAAFLGEVRLIDNLLLQPQANS